TTCCACATAGCCTTGGGCGGCCAAGATGCGTCTTTCCAGGTCGTTCATGCGATGATTCGTTATGGAATATACGGTGCTCGGAGTCAACTCGGCCTGTGGGAGCTCTTCGCATGGCGTCGGCAGGCGTCGCTACAGTAGCGAACCTCATTCCAGTTCTTGGCCCATTTTTTTCGCCAGGCAAAGGGGCGGTTACAAATCGGGCACATTTTTGAGGGGAGATGCTCTTTGCGGATGCCGTTCATGCCGGGAGAATTCGCCTGACATTACGCCTCCTTCTTCTTTGTGGGATCGAAGAAGATTTTCACGTCGGCCTCGGTGGTGCCGAGGAGTTGCTGCGCCCGTTTGAGAGCATTGCGGGTGGCCACGTTCGGGTTGCTGGGGCTGGCCAGGAAGAGGTTGTCCTTGCCAATGACCTCAACCATCCCGGAGTCCCGCAGCACCCGGTAGATGTCCTTCATGACGCCGCTGATGAGGAGGTCACGGCCATCTGCACGCAGGGCTCTCACCAGATCCTCCAGGGCCATGACGGAGGTGGCGTCCATGTGGCGGGCATTTTTCAGGCGCAGGATGATGATGCGCAGGTTGGGGTCGGCGCAGGCCTGCTGGACCTGGGTGCGGAAGAGCTCCGCCGCACCAAAGAACAACTCGCCCTCGACATGAACGATGGAGACGGCGGGGTTTTGCCGCACGCCTGGCTGGCTTCGGCCAGATGACCTTCCTGGTTGAACTCATACTCCACGAGGCTGGGGCGGCTGGCCTTGCGCAGGTAGAGCATGAGGGAAACCCCGACGCCGGTGAAGATGGCCACATGCAAGGGCACCATCAAGGTGGCGGCGAGGGTGAGCAGGAAAGTGAACGCATCTGACCCCGTGGCTTGGAGGCAGATGAGGATGTGTCGTTTCTGGATGATGGAGACCACCACGCAGATGATGAGCATGGCCAGGGCGGCACGCGGCAGGTAGGCCACGGCGCTGCCGAGCGTGAGGGCTCCGACGAGGCAGACGCTGCCATTAATCATCGCCGCCACCGGAGTGCGGGCACCGCTGGAGAAGTTCAGCACGCTGCGGGTCAGCGAGCAGGAGCAGGGCATACCGCTGAGGTAGGCACAGCTCAGATTGGCCATGCCGAGGCCAAACATGTCCTGGTTAGCATCCACCCGCAGGCCTTTGAGACCCGCCAGCATCTTACTCATGGAGGAGCACTCCAGGGTAGCGAGGAAGGCCAGGGCCACCGCGAGGCCAAACAGGCGGCTGAAGTCCGAGAGGAAACGCTGCGAGGTAAAATCGGGAAAGGGGGGCAGCAGGTCCAGCCAGGTAAATTGTGCATCCTGAAAGGTCGGCACATGCAGGTTCAGGGATTTCATGCCCAGCCCGGCCACGGAGGCGCCGACCAGGGCCAGCACGAGGCTCGGCCAGGTGGGACGGAACTTGCGCACGCCCCAGTAGATGGCGGCGGTGAGGAGGGCGATGGTCAGGCTCTCCCAGTGGCATTGGTCGAGCCGTTTTAAGAGCTGCCAGACGATACCGGGAAAGGTGCGTGGCTGGAAGACCTGCCCATCCTCGGTTTCCACCCGTGAGGAGATTCCCAGGACATTCCCAGATTGATTGGCCATGATGAGCAGGGCCGCCCCGGTGACATAGGCCACCATGACTGCACGGCTGATGTATTGCGCCAGTTCCGCCACCTTGAGAAAAGAACCGATAAGCAGCAGCGTGCCGACCATGAAGACCAGGAGCGGCATCATCCCCACCCGATCCAGGTGTGCGTCCGCCGCGAAGTAGGAGAAAATCATGAAGGCCGTAGCATTCGAGGGCCCCAGCACCGTGAATCGGGAATTGATGAACAACGCCCCAATGATGCCCCCGACCGCGGAGCAGGTGGTGCCAAACTGCAACGGCAGACCTGCAATGGCGGCGTAGGCCATGCTCTGCGGGATATCCAGCAAGGCCACAGAGGTGCCGGCCTTGAGGTCTGATTTGAACCGCTTCGGCGTGTAAGTACTCCACCAGCGTCGGATGGGCAGGGGGTCCAACCCCGTATCTGCCAGATTTTCTTTCAGCCAAGAACGCCCTTGCCGTGACAGATTGCGAGCAATCTGCCACCAGGAGGGTGTGGTTGGTCCGGACATCGGGCTTACTTTAACGTGGGAGTTGGAAGATGGAAGTGGCTGGTTCCATCTTATTCGTTATTGATGAGGAATCTGCGGCCGTTTCTGATGTTGCCGCAGGTTTTTCTTGGTCTTTCCTTTTCCATCTGTCTGTTTTCGTCCATGCCACCTCCGAAGAAAGCTGCCGCCACCGACTCCGGCCCGATTCATGTCATCCTGGGCACGGATGATGCCCGGGTGAAAGAGGCCGCCATGAAAACGGTGCAGCGCCTCACGCCCCCTGGGGCGGATGAATTCGCCAATGAGATCATCGAGGGCAATGCCGACAACGCGGAGCACGCCGGGCAGATCTGCTCCAATGTCATCCTCGCTCTCCAGACCATGCCCTTCTTTGGTGGAGCCAAAGTGGTGTGGCTGAAGGGGGCGAATTTCCTCGGTGATACGCAGACCGGCAAAGCCCAGGCGGCGGTGCAGGGCTTTGAGAACCTGCTGGATGTGCTGGAAGGAGGCCTCGGCCCCGATGTGAAATTTGTCCTGAGTGCCAACAGCATCGACAAGCGACGTAACAGCTACAAGCGCCTCGGCAAGCTGGCGGCCATCGAAGTCTTTGATAAACCCGATACCAGCAAAGCCGGCTGGGAGGGAGCCGTGCTGGCTCAGGCCTCCCAAAAAGCCAAACAACTGGGGTTGACCTTCGAAAGCGGCGCCTTGGATCTCCTCGTGCAGATGGCCGGGGATGACACCCGTCAGCTGGAGAATGAAATCGAGAAGATCGACCTCTACCTCGGCGAGCGCCGCCGCTGCGGCATCAATACCGTTCGCGGCTTGGTTTCCTTGAGCCGAGCCGGGGTGGTGTGGGAGATCGGTAATGCCATCGGCGTGCGTGATCTCCAGCGTGCACTGGAGCTTCTCGGGGTGCTGCTTTACCAGGGGCAAAACGCCATCGGTATTTTACTCGGAGCCATTGTCCCCCGTGTGCGCAGCCTGCTCGTCGTCAAAGAGCTAGCCACGAAGCACAAGATCAATCGGGCCAGCTACAGCGGCTTCACCTCCAGTCTGGACGCCCTGCCCCCCAGTGCGACGGCGCATCTGCCCCGGAAAAAAGACGGTACGGGCTTCAATGCCTATCCGCTCTTTCTGGCGCTGAATGAAGCGGGTAAGTTCACCCTGGATGAGCTGCATGCCGCCCTGGAAGCCTGCCTGGAAGCCAACGTCAAACTGGTGACGACCCAGCTCGACTCGAAAGTGGTGCTGGAGCGCTTGTTGGTGGGGATGTTGTCTCCGCGGGTAACTCGTTAACCCTCTAGGTGGAGGGGGGACAGATGCGCACCTTGTCAATGCGATGGCGGTCCATGTCAGCCACTTCGATTTTGAAGTCGAGCCAGTCGAAGTGTTCACCCTCCGCAGGGACATGGCCGAGCATGTGCATGACGAAGCCGGCCAGCGTGCGGTAGTCATCGTCATCGAAGGTGGGTGAGAGAGGCACTCCGGTGAGCTTAGCCACATCTTCCATCTCCGCTTGGCCATCCACCAGCCAAGAGCCGTCATCGAGGCGCCGCCCTCCAGGGGCGGTCTCCATGGGATCATCGGGCATGGTGCCCAGGATGGCTTCCATCATGTCATTGAGGGTGATGAGGCCCTGCATGGCTCCGAATTCATCGATGACCAGGGCCTGGTGGCGGTTGTGTTTACGGAACTGTTCGATGACCCTGGCCGCAGGCATGGACTCCGGCACGAAGAGAGGGGTCATGAGGAGAGGACGGAGATCGGTGATCATGCCGGATTCACTCTGCTTCCACAGCGTCTTCACTGAGATCATGCCCAGCACATCGTCACGCGTGCCTTGATAGACCGGGAAGTAGGAGTGCCCGCCTTCCACCATCCGTCGCCGGATTTCCTCAGGACTATCGGCGAGGTTGATCCAGACGATCTGGGGCTTCGGCGTCATGAGATCCGCCGCCGTCAGATCATCCAGTTCCAAGACACTCTCCAGCATCTCCCGTTCGTGGCTCTTGAGCGCTCCGGCACGGTGGCCTTGAATGATGGAGGCGCGCACTTCATCCTCAGACATCACCTCCGCCGCGCCGGGGTTCACGCCGAACAGCCGAACTAGCGCATCACTGGAAAAGTCCAGCAACCTCACGATGGGGGAGGCCAGGGTTGAGAGCTTAGTCATCGGCCCGGCCAGGGTGGACGCCCACCGTTCCGGCGCATGAATGGCCAGGCGCTTCGGCAGTAGCTCACCCACCACCACGCTCAGGAAGGTGATGATGGAAACGACGATGACCATGCTGACCGAGGAAGCCCACTGACCTAGCCACGGCACGGCGGAGACCCAGGGCTCCAACTCGCGTGCCAAGCCGGCTCCACTGGCGGCACCTGCAATGATGCCGACCAGCGTGATGCCCACCTGCACCGTGGAAAGGAAGACGCCGGGATCGGTCTGCAGCTCGATGGCTCTCTGCGCACTTTTCTGTCCCTGCTGCACCAGCATCTCCAGCCGCGGACGTCGGGCGGAAATCAGCGCCGTCTCCGCCATGGCAAAGACGCCATTGAGCAGGAGCAAGCCCATGAGGATGATGAGTTCCGTCAAGATAGAGGACATAGGGAAGCCACCATGGGCGTGACACGGGCACTAAGCAAAGGAAGAGACGCGAAGGCTCTTTCGAGCCGTGGAGGTGGCCGCCTGAAGGAGGCGTTTTTTCAGGTGCCGCGTTTGTTACCAAACAGCTCGATGTGCAGCCGCGGGCTGAGGCGGTAGCCATGACTCAGGCAGGCGGCCACCAGCAGGGAGTAACGGCTGCGCATGGCCTCCATGCTGGTGCCTTCCGGCATAAGCAGGACTTTCTCCGGTGGCACAGGGAGGCCGATGGAGTCGATGACCGTTTGCGCTTCCTGAAGATCCGCTTCGGAAGAAATCACGAATTTCAGCTGATAGTCCGGTGCATGCTCCAACCAGGCTTTCAACACAGCGGGCTGGAGTCGGGTTTGTTCGTGGCGTTGCACCCAGGCGGCACCGGCTTTCTCGACACTGGGGGTGGAGTTGGCCAGTTTCGGGCTGATGGAGGCCAGATCCACGGGGATACCCTCCGGCAGGATGGTGCCTGCGGTCTCGATGGTGATGTGCTTCCCGGCTTGGTGAAAGGCGGCTAACAGCTCGTGGATGCCTTTGGCGATGAGCGGCTCTCCTCCGGTGACCACGACATGGCGGGCGGGATGGCGCAGCACTTCCGCCATGATTTCAGCCGTCGGCATCTCAGGGCCCTCCGGCTTCCATGAGGCATAAGGCGTGTCACACCAGGTGCAGCGTAAATTACAGCCGGAGGTGCGCACGAAAACGGACGGCACGCCGGTGAGGGAGCCTTCGCCTTGCACGGAATAAAAAATCTCAGAGATCCGCATGTTTCTCCCCACCATAGCGCGGAGCGGGAGCGATACAATGCTTGCGAGAAAGCTCTCCCTGAGGATAGCATGGGGGATGCCCCCCAGCCTATGCATGCGCCTCCTCGCCGTCGCCGGATGTTTCGTCCTGGCCAGTTGCGGCTCCAGTCCCAAGACCTGGGATTATGAGTATTCACGGGGAAAAACGGCCGTGCTGGTCGGCGGAAAAGCCGTGCCGCCTGCCGGGCTCCCGCCTCAAGTGATGCGTGCCATCAGTGCCGGCAATCGCATCGCCGGTAAGCCCTATAAGTTTGGCGGAGGGCACCGCTCCTTTGAGGATACGGGTTACGATTGCTCCGGCACGGTGTCTTATGTCCTTCACTCGGCTGGTTTGCTCGATACCCCCGGCACCTCCAGCAGCCTGCGGAGCTTTGGCAAACCCGGCCCGGGCAAGCACATCACCGTCTTCTCCAAGGATGGACACGCCTTCATCATCGTAGCGGGCATGCGCCTGGATACCGGTTACAACGGTGAGCGCAAAGGCCCGCGCTGGTCCTCCCGGTCACGACCCTCGAAAGGTTATGTCATGCGGCACCCTGCGGGGTTGTGAAAAGAAGATTGCAGGAGATGCCGCAAGTTAAGACTGGGCGATTTTTTTGACATTTTTAAGCTGTAGCGTAAGTTATACTTACGTCATGCATCGGTTGCTGTCTGCCATCCTGTTGTTGTGCTTCGGAGCTTTAGCTTCGCTGCAAGCAGCTCCTTTGCAGCGATGCTTGGTGCAAAACCAAATTGTGCTCAGCGGTGCAGAGTCATGCGGTCCCAGAGTGGCTTCGTGCTGCCGTCAATGCCACTCAGATCGTGAAGGACGAGAGCTTGATAAGCATTGCTGCACAGACGTCAGTAAACTTTCAAAATCCACAGCCCCTGCTGTGTTTGAGAGACTGCCAGAGCCCGTCTTTACGGTGGTCATCTCATTCTTCTTCAGTGAAGTTAGTCTGCCCGTATTACAGGATGGAGTGGGAGATGCAAACGGGGTTTCGTCCTCAGAGAGGATACCGCCGATACTCGTGAGGCGTCAGGCATTGTTGAGAGTGTGGACGGTTTGATACCTGCGAAAAGCCTTTCGCTATGACCTAACGGGTCATCCATGTCCGTGTCTTGAGAGACGGACTTCTTATCAAACTTTTATCTTTCATGATTCGTGTCCTCACCTTCTTTGGACTTCCTGTCCCCTCCTGAGTCTCATGTTGAGTCTCATCCACGTCGGATGCCCGCCTGGGTGCTGCCGGCGAGCATCTTTGTGGGCTTTGCCCTGTTTTTTGCAGTCCTTTTTCAGGACCGCCTTTTACCCGCTGCCCATGTGAAGATCGCTCCCGTGCTTGTCACTGAAGAAGCGGCCACCACCAAGAGCGGTCATGCAATCGCTCAGCCTGCCGAGGCGGTACTATTTCAGGCCAGTGGTTGGATCGAGCCTGATCCTTACCCGATCAAAGTGACGGCTCTCACGGACGGCGTCATTGCTACCGTGGAAGTGCTCGAAGGTCAGGATGTAGAAAAAGATCAGTTGCTGGTTTCTCTGGTTGATGAAGATGCACGCTTAGTGCTCTCCGCTGCGGAGAGACGGCACACTTTGTTAACCTCCGCTCGAGAGGTTCATTTGGCGGCGGTGGATACCATGAAGCAAAAGCGTCAAGTGACGGTGCAAGAAGTGGCCGCGGCTCAGGCCATGGCCGCAGACGCTGAAGATCAACTGGCACGCTTGGATCGAGTGGTGAAAACGAGTGCCATTTCACAATCCGATTATGTCTCTGGGCGCTTTCGACTTGAGAGGGAAAAATCGCTTCATCTAGCTGCGAAAGCTAAAGAAGCAGAAGCCGCAGCTGAAGTGCGACGTATGGAATTGGAAACACAGTCTAAAAACGATGAGATTGCCCTCGCGGCTGTGGCTGTGGATCAAGCGAAGTTAGCACTTCGGCGGACGCAGGTGAGAGCTCCTGTAAAGGGGCGTGTTCTGCGTCTGATGGCTGCTCCTGGAGATAAAAAAATGCTCGGAATGGACCATCCGGATAGCTCAACCGTGTGCATTCTTTATGAACCGGAAAAATTACAGGCACGCGTGGATGTGCCGTTATCAGACGCTGCGCATCTGCGAGTGGGGCAAAAGGCCCGCATTCACACAAGCATGCTGAGTAATGTGGTCTTTGAAGGAGAAGTCTTGCGCATCAATGGAGAAGCAGATCTTCAGCGGAACACGCTGCAAGCTAAAGTCCATATCAAAGCGCCGGCTGATCAGTTAAGACCGGAGATGCTGTGCCGGGTGGAGTTTCTAACAGAAGGGAAACCGCTCAGCGGAGAGGCAACCTCTCTTCCGGGTGCTTCATCGGCACTCTCACTCTGGGTGCCTGCCGATGCACTGCATGGAGATCAAGTATGGGTTTGTGACCCTGAAACACGAAAGATCACCGCAAGGACTGTGACTCGTTCGGGGCAATTTCGTGACGGTTATCAAAGCATCACTGAAGGGCTCCTCGCTGGGGAGTGGGTTGTGCTTTCTCGAGGCGACTGGCGTGATGGCCAACGCGTGAACCCTCAACCTATCAAGCCATGAATGAACTTATGATCCGATGCCAAGGCATCTCGAAAAGCTATCAGAAAGGTAAGACGGTTGTGACCCCCCTTGAGAAGTTGAGCTTTTCCGTGGCGAAGGGAGAGTTTTTGGCCCTGATGGGACCGTCGGGCTCAGGTAAAACCACACTCTTGAATTTACTGTCGGGTATTGATTCCCCGAGCGAGGGTTCTCTGATCATCGCAGAAACGGAGTTGATGGGGCTTTCTCGTCGCGACCTCACACGCTGGCGGGCTAAAAACGTGGGCTACATTTTCCAGCTCTACCATCTTGTCCCCGTTCTGACCGCTTTCGAAAATGTGGAGTTGCCATTGCTGTTGTCGCAGCTCTCTAAAAAAGAGCGTCATGCGCGGGTGCGTGCTGTGCTAGAGCTCGTCGGTCTCGGGGATAGGCTTCATCATCTTCCCTCCGAGCTTTCAGGGGGGCAGGAGCAGCGCGTGGCCATTGCACGTGCGTTGGTGGGGGATCCTCCGCTCCTCGTGGCTGATGAACCCACAGGGGATTTGGATAAAGAATCTGCGAACCGTATTTTAGGGTTGTTAGGCAGATTGTCCCGTGAACACGGGAAGACCATTGTCATGGTGACTCATGATCCGCGTGCTGCTGAGGCAGCCAACCGAACTCTCCATTTGGAAAAAGGGCAGCTCTGCACCACAGTATGAGACCTTTCTTCAACTTACTTCATTTGGCGGGTAAACAGATGGTTAGGCATCGTGTTCGCTCTGTTTTTACGATTCTGGGGGTTGCTTCGGGCATGTTTCTGTTCACTGCGGTTGAGACGCTGCAGCGTTCTTTAGCTCAAGCGACTCAAACGACGGCTGCCGATACGGTCCTCGTGGTTTATCGACAAAATCGTTTTTGCCCGGCGACTAGTCGGCTACCAGAGTATTACGCCAACGAAATACGAGGTATCTCTGGGGTGCGAGAGGTGATCCCGGTCCAAATCGTGGTCAACAACTGTGGAGCATCTTTGGACGTTATCACCTTCCGAGGTGTCCCTGAGGCGTTGCTCCTCTCTTTTGCGCCCGAAATTCAACTCATCACAGGGAGTCTCGATGACTGGGCAAAACGTGATGATGGGGCATTACTGGGAGAAGTTTTTGCTGCTAGGCGTGGTCTCAAGGCGGGTGATAAATTTGATGCAGCCGGGGTGACGATCACGGTGGCTGGGGTAATTCGCTCACCGTTTGTTCAGGATAATAACGTGGCTTACGTCAAATTGCCGTTCTTACAGCAGGCCAGTCGAGCGGGACTCGGCGTGGTGACTCAATTCAATGTTCGTGTGCATCATGCGGATGATCTGACGGGAGTCGCACAAGCGATTGATGACCGTTTTAAGTCGGATGAGCAGCCTACCGATACGAGACCTGAAAAAGCATTTTTTGCAGAGACGGCCTCTGAACTCATCGAGCTTATTCGCTTTACACGTTGGTTGGGATTTGGGGCAGTCTTGGCTGTTGCAGCACTTGTGGCCAATGCACTTCTGCTGATTGTGAGAGGACGGGTCAAAGAGAATGCGGTTTTACGCACTCTTGGTTACCCTGGTCGGGCGATCGGCTGCTTGGTCGTAAGCGAGGGCGGGTTATTGGGACTCGTCGGCGGTGTGTTAGGGGTCGGCGTCGCTATCGTCTTTCTCCGCTGGCAGAGCTTTACCTTCGGCAATGAAGGTCAGACTCTAGCCGTGCGTCCCGATGGGAGCGTGGCTCTGATCGGCATTTCAGCGGCGCTTGTCCTGGGACTCTTGGCGTCATTCTGGCCAGCTTGGCAGACGATGACCCAGTCCATTGTGAAAAACCTTCGTTCTTGACCCATGCTACCTTTTACTTATGCCGTGCGGAATCTTTTCCGCTCGAAGATGCGGTTGCTACAAACTGTAGGAGGGAGCTTTCTGGTCGTGTTACTGGTGATGACGGCGGTTTCGATCAATGAGGGCATGACACGTATGCTCTCAGCTTCGGGGTCAGTCCATAACGTGATCTTAGTGGGCACAGGATCGGAAGAAAGTATTCAGAGGAGTGAGGTGCCTGAAAAGAGTGCAGGGATCGCTGGAGCCGTGATCTCAGGCATTTCTGAGGAACTCGGTGTCCGGGCCGTTTCGAGTGAAATTCAGCACATGAGTTATGTCACTGTTACCGGTAACAACCGTGCACAGGCACTTTTGCGAGGGGTGACGCCTGTCTCTTTCCGCACCCATCCAGAAGTGAGGCTTTTATCCGGAGGATTTCCCGCTTCAGGGCAGGTCATGGTGGGACGGTTGGCATGGCGAAAGCTCAATGTTCCCAGCCACAATCTTGAACCAGGCCAGACCCTAGAGATTGATGATCTGAAATTCTCAATCAGCGGTGTCTTTGCTGCCCCGGGGACAGTCATGGAGTCTGAGATCTGGATGCCATTGAGTGATCTGCGAGTATTGGCAAAGCGTGACTCCCTCTCGTGTGTCGTTTTGCGGCTTGAGGATCCTGAGGACTTCAGTGAGGCCGAGTTGTTCACTAAGCAGAGATTGGATCTCGAACTGAACGCCTTACGAGAGAGTGAATACTATGCCCATATCACAGCTTTTTTTCGCCCTGTGCGAGGCATGATTTGGGTCACTGTCATTCTCATTGCTGTGGGAGCTGTTTTTGGTGGGGTGAATACCCTTTATGCGGCCTTCGCTTCGCGAGTTCGTGAGATGGCCACACTTCAAGCCATCGGATTTGGTCGAACCACTTTGTTATTCTCGCTGATTCAGGAAAGTCTTCTGGCTTGCCTGACAGGAACGCTGTTGGCCTCCTTCATTGCCTTATTCTTGTTGGAGGGGAAGACCGTTCCATTCTCTATCGGGGCCGTGGTTTTGGAGGTGAGCCCTCTGGTGAGTTTCGTGGGAATATTGACCGGGTTCTTGTTGGGAGTTCTCGGGGCCCTTCCTCCCGCCATTCGCTGTCTGAAGCCCTTACTGGGAACGGCTTTAAGATCCTCCTGATCAGGCCTAACAAAATAAATTTGACCCATCATTCCAACTCCATCGAACCAACACCTAAACTAACCCCTAAATACTATGATTCCTTTTAAACTGATCTTCATCGCCAGTCTCGTGGGCAGCTCTGTTCTTCTGAGCTCATGCGGTAAAAACAAACCATCGAATGCAGCCGTAGCTCCAACAAGTCCTGCCTTGGAGGCCGTCTTCTCAACGACCCCGAGTCAACAAGCCGAAGCGATTCATCAAGCACGCTTGACGGCAAAGCCAGGGGATTCACTGACCTTGAAAGGGCGTATCATGGGGAATTTAAAACCTTTTGTTGAAGGACGTGCAGCTTTTATTCTTGGAGATCCTGACAAGATCACACCTTGCAATAAAAACCCTGACGATGGCTGCCCGACTCCTTGGGATGCCTGCTGCGATACCTCTGAAGTCATCAAAGTAGGAACGGCAACCATTCAAGTGGTAGACGCTCAAGGTAAAGTACTCAAAGAACCGCTCGAAAATGTCCATGGTCTCAAACCCCTCAGCAGCGTCGTCGTAAGCGGGATCGTGGCTCCGGGATCTAATCCTGAGCTTTTGGTTTTAAACGCTCAGTCGATTCAAATCCTTGAATAGGGATGTGTTGTGAAGCTGTGCCGCCTGACTCGGCGCAGTCCCTGCATGAGGGGCTGGGGAGTTGAAGTCTGAGGCTCTCGATCAATCCTTCGAGTCAATATTCCCCGATTTCCGGATCGCGCGCATCAGTCTCCAGCCCAGATAAACGCTGACCATGTAGCCAAGCGCACCGAAGATGGAGATTCCCCACAGAAGCGGTGGGGCGGCGCTGCTCCAAAGCTGGCTGGAGCCTAGGAAGATGGCGGCGGTGAGCACACCGAACACGAGGCGGTTGATGATCGGGTCCAGGTGCCGATGATCTAGATGCACCGTGAGGGTACCATCGCGGAAGCGCGACATCAGGTCCGCCAGATCCCGCGGCAGCACGGTGATGAGGCGATCCCAATCTCGATACGTGCGGCGGGCGCGGCGCATCATGCGAGACGGGGAAAAGCGCCGTAGGATCATGCGCTGACAGAAGGGTTGGATGAGCTCGGCCAGACTGATATCAGGACTGAAGCGCCGACTCGTGCCTTCCAGCACGATGATGGTTTTCAGCAGCACCGCCAGCGGAGGCGGGAGGGTAATGTGATAACGCCGGATGATCTCAATGAGGGAGGTCAATGCATGCCCCACATTGATGTCGCGGAGCGGATGGCCGATGAAGTCCGCCATGAACTCGTCCAGATCCGAGCGCAGGCGTTCACGGTTGAAGTCTGGCGGCACGGCCCCTAACCGCAGCACTTGTTCCGTGACTTGAGTGGAGTCATTTTCGACAATGGCCAGCAGCAGCGCCTCCACCTCATCCCGCAGTTCGTCATCGATGCGCCCCACTTGACCGCAATCAATGACGCCGACGATGCATCCCGGCAGTAGCATCAGGTTTCCTGGGTGCGGATCGGCATGATAGAAACCATCCCGAAAGACCATTTCTAGATACATGTTCGCCCCGCGTCGTGCGAACTCGGCCAAGTTTTCTCCCGAGGCACGCAGGCCCTCGATATCCGTGCCGGAGATGCCTTCCAGCCGCTCCATGGTGATGATCTGATGCGAGCAGAGATCTCCATACACTTGGGGAATGCGCACCTCGGGTTCATCCTCAAAGTTGCGCGTGAACTCCTCGATGTTTCGCTTCTCATACGTGAAGTCCATCTCCCGCAGCAGGGCTTTACGAAACTGACGCACGATGGCGACTGGCTGATACGGGCGTAGGCTCGGGGAATGCTTTTCCAGCAACTCCGCCATGGCTTGGACGATCTCCAGATCCGTGGTGCTCTTGGCCTCGATGCCGCCACGCCGGACCTTGACCACAACACGCTCACCCGTATGCAGACGAGCCGCATACACCTGAGCGATCGAAGCCGCTGCAAGAGGCACCTCATCGAACTCGCCAAACAATTCTTCAACCGGCTGTCCCAAATCCGCGAGGATGATCGCCCGAGCGATCTCCACCGGCTCAGCGGGCACATTCGCTTGCAGCTCGGCCAGTTCCGCCGCCATCTGCGCACCGACGAGGTCGGGGCGGGTACTGAGCATCTGTCCGAGCTTGATGAACGTGGTGCCCAACTCCGTGAGAGCCAGGCGCACCCGTGCGGGTGTGGTCAGATCGGATAAGACCTGGCCATCAGCACTGAGCAGGCGCTTGTTCAGCCACGGGTAATCGAAGCCGCCAAACAGATCGGCCAGCCCATACTTGCCCAGCACAGCCGCGATTTCCCCCAGCCTTTTCGCATGGCGTTCCAGTCGGGCGAGCGGTTCGATCTTCATGCCCATACTTTAGCCAGATGGAGAAACTTCCAAGTGCCTTCGTGTGGAAGCACTCAGGTCCTGGGGAGACAGCGTTGTGACGTTGAGGCCATGCACAAAATTTCACCCCGGCTTGCCATGAAGCGAAGCCGGGGTGAAGGGGGGCGATGTGATCGGCGCGGTA
The DNA window shown above is from Prosthecobacter debontii and carries:
- a CDS encoding efflux RND transporter periplasmic adaptor subunit, translating into MSSPSLDFLSPPESHVESHPRRMPAWVLPASIFVGFALFFAVLFQDRLLPAAHVKIAPVLVTEEAATTKSGHAIAQPAEAVLFQASGWIEPDPYPIKVTALTDGVIATVEVLEGQDVEKDQLLVSLVDEDARLVLSAAERRHTLLTSAREVHLAAVDTMKQKRQVTVQEVAAAQAMAADAEDQLARLDRVVKTSAISQSDYVSGRFRLEREKSLHLAAKAKEAEAAAEVRRMELETQSKNDEIALAAVAVDQAKLALRRTQVRAPVKGRVLRLMAAPGDKKMLGMDHPDSSTVCILYEPEKLQARVDVPLSDAAHLRVGQKARIHTSMLSNVVFEGEVLRINGEADLQRNTLQAKVHIKAPADQLRPEMLCRVEFLTEGKPLSGEATSLPGASSALSLWVPADALHGDQVWVCDPETRKITARTVTRSGQFRDGYQSITEGLLAGEWVVLSRGDWRDGQRVNPQPIKP
- a CDS encoding ABC transporter ATP-binding protein, with translation MIRCQGISKSYQKGKTVVTPLEKLSFSVAKGEFLALMGPSGSGKTTLLNLLSGIDSPSEGSLIIAETELMGLSRRDLTRWRAKNVGYIFQLYHLVPVLTAFENVELPLLLSQLSKKERHARVRAVLELVGLGDRLHHLPSELSGGQEQRVAIARALVGDPPLLVADEPTGDLDKESANRILGLLGRLSREHGKTIVMVTHDPRAAEAANRTLHLEKGQLCTTV
- a CDS encoding ABC transporter permease — encoded protein: MVRHRVRSVFTILGVASGMFLFTAVETLQRSLAQATQTTAADTVLVVYRQNRFCPATSRLPEYYANEIRGISGVREVIPVQIVVNNCGASLDVITFRGVPEALLLSFAPEIQLITGSLDDWAKRDDGALLGEVFAARRGLKAGDKFDAAGVTITVAGVIRSPFVQDNNVAYVKLPFLQQASRAGLGVVTQFNVRVHHADDLTGVAQAIDDRFKSDEQPTDTRPEKAFFAETASELIELIRFTRWLGFGAVLAVAALVANALLLIVRGRVKENAVLRTLGYPGRAIGCLVVSEGGLLGLVGGVLGVGVAIVFLRWQSFTFGNEGQTLAVRPDGSVALIGISAALVLGLLASFWPAWQTMTQSIVKNLRS
- a CDS encoding ABC1 kinase family protein — encoded protein: MKIEPLARLERHAKRLGEIAAVLGKYGLADLFGGFDYPWLNKRLLSADGQVLSDLTTPARVRLALTELGTTFIKLGQMLSTRPDLVGAQMAAELAELQANVPAEPVEIARAIILADLGQPVEELFGEFDEVPLAAASIAQVYAARLHTGERVVVKVRRGGIEAKSTTDLEIVQAMAELLEKHSPSLRPYQPVAIVRQFRKALLREMDFTYEKRNIEEFTRNFEDEPEVRIPQVYGDLCSHQIITMERLEGISGTDIEGLRASGENLAEFARRGANMYLEMVFRDGFYHADPHPGNLMLLPGCIVGVIDCGQVGRIDDELRDEVEALLLAIVENDSTQVTEQVLRLGAVPPDFNRERLRSDLDEFMADFIGHPLRDINVGHALTSLIEIIRRYHITLPPPLAVLLKTIIVLEGTSRRFSPDISLAELIQPFCQRMILRRFSPSRMMRRARRTYRDWDRLITVLPRDLADLMSRFRDGTLTVHLDHRHLDPIINRLVFGVLTAAIFLGSSQLWSSAAPPLLWGISIFGALGYMVSVYLGWRLMRAIRKSGNIDSKD
- a CDS encoding ABC transporter permease, encoding MLPFTYAVRNLFRSKMRLLQTVGGSFLVVLLVMTAVSINEGMTRMLSASGSVHNVILVGTGSEESIQRSEVPEKSAGIAGAVISGISEELGVRAVSSEIQHMSYVTVTGNNRAQALLRGVTPVSFRTHPEVRLLSGGFPASGQVMVGRLAWRKLNVPSHNLEPGQTLEIDDLKFSISGVFAAPGTVMESEIWMPLSDLRVLAKRDSLSCVVLRLEDPEDFSEAELFTKQRLDLELNALRESEYYAHITAFFRPVRGMIWVTVILIAVGAVFGGVNTLYAAFASRVREMATLQAIGFGRTTLLFSLIQESLLACLTGTLLASFIALFLLEGKTVPFSIGAVVLEVSPLVSFVGILTGFLLGVLGALPPAIRCLKPLLGTALRSS